The genomic DNA ACGACGCGTACCAGTGGGAGACCGGCTGGGGCACGCTCAAGGCATCCCTCGCGGACGACGGCAAGAGCTGGACCGAGTTCCCCGGCGCCTACACCTCGGGCGCGGGCGGTGGCACCAGCTCGACCGTGAAGCAGCCCTCCTACCAGCGCGGAATCGTCCCGGACGCGCTCGCGCAGGCGAACGGCAAGCGCCGGATGCGTACCGCCCCGGACATCGCGGCGGTCGCCGACCCGAACACCGGCTTCCTGGTCGGCCAGACCCAGACGCTGCCCGACAGCTCGCTCGGCTACGACGAGTACCGCATCGGCGGTACGTCACTGGCCGCCCCGGTCATCGCGGGTGTCCAGGCCCTCGCGCAGCAGGCCCGGCACGGCCGGCCGATCGGCTTCGCCAACCCGGCGATCTATGCCCGGTACGGCTCGTCGAAGTACCACGACGTCACCGACCACCCGCTCGGCGCAGGCCGTGACCTCGCGGTGGCCCGGGTCGACTTCACCAACGGCTTCGACGCGGCGGACGGTCTGCTGACGTCGGTACGGAGCCTCGGCAAGGACGCGTCGCTCAAGGCGGTCAAGGGGTACGACGACGTGACGGGTGTCGGGACTCCGGCGGCCGGCTACATCAACTCGTACCGCTGACACCGACGCGCGGGATCGACGCGTAGGACTGCTGCCCCGGGGCTCCGGCCCCGGGGCAGCAGTGCGTGCGTACCGACCTCGACAGCTGCGCTCCTTCACGGAGGTCGTGATCACGCCGCTGAGTCCCTCAAGGACTGTCCGTGGCTCCGGGCAGCGGCTGCTGCGCCCAGATGACCTTGCCTTCAGGGGTGTACCGCGTGCCCCAGTGCTCGGCGATCTGCGAGACGAGGAACAGACCACGGCCTCCCTCGTCCGTCGTAGCCGCGTACCTCAGATGGGGTGAGGTGCTGCTGCCGTCGGACACCTCGCAGATCAGGTTGCGGTCACGCAGAAGCCGCACCCGGATCGGCGCGGAGGCGTGGCGGATGGCGTTGGTGATCAGCTCGCTGAGTATCAGCTCCGTGGTGAACGCCAGCTCCGACAGATCCCATTCGTCGAGCCTCTCGGCGACCGCGGCGCGTATCCCGGCCACCGCGGCGGGGTCGAGCGGGACGTCCCACTCGGCGATCTGGTCGGGGGAGAGCGCGCGGGTGCGGGCGATGAGCAGTGCCACGTCGTCCTGGGCCTGGGCGGGAAGGAGTGCGTCGAGCACCGCCCCGCAGTGTTGTTCCGGCGATCGGCCGACATGGGCCAGAGCCTGGCGGAGCAGCTCCATCCCCACGTCGATGTCCCGGGTGCGGTCCTCGATCAGCCCGTCGGTGTAGAGGACCAGCTGAGCACCCACGGCCAGATCCAGTTCGGCCGTCTTGAACGGCATGCCGCCGAGTCCCAGTGGCGGCCCGGCAGGAAGGTCGGGGAACTCCACTCTGCCGTCGGGCTGGACCAGCGCGGGGAGGTGATGCCCGGCGCGGGCCATGGTGCAGTGCCGGGAGACGGGATCGTAGATCGCATACAGGCAGGTCGCTCCCACGACCCCGACACCGACGTCCGTGGTCCCCTCTTCCCTGTCGATGCGGTCGACGAGATCGTCGAGGTGGCCGAGGAGCTCGTCGGGCGGCAGATCGAGCGTGGAGAAGTTGTGCACCGCGGTGCGGAGCCGCCCCATGGTCGCGGCGGCATGCAGTCCATGGCCGACCACATCACCGACGACGAGGGCGACGCGGTTGCCCGACAGCGGGATCACGTCGAACCAGTCACCGCTGACTCCCGACTGAGCGGGCAGATAGCGGTGGGCTACATCCAGGGCGTTCTGCTCGGGCAGAGCGCGCGGCAGCAGGCTGCGCTGCAACATGACCGCCAGGGCGTGTTCGCGGGCGTACCGGCGGGCGTTGTCGATGCTGACCGCGGCGCGGGCGACCAGCTCCTCGGCGAGTGACCGGTCCTCCTCGTCGAACTTTCCGGCTTCCCGCGAGCGCCAGAAGTTGGCCATGCCGAGAACCACGCCCCGTGCCTGGAGCGGCGTCGTGAGGAGTGAGTGGATCCCGTACGCGATGACGTCGTCCGTGCGTTCCGGGTCCTGAGCACGCCAGCCGGGCGCGGAGGCCAGGTCGGGCACCACCACCGACCGGCCGGTGGCGAATCCACGAGCCTGGGGCGTGGAGGGAAGGAAGGTGATGAGCTCGCCGCGCGGGTAGAGCGGGTGGTCGTTGCGGATACCGCTGACGGCCACGCGGCACATGTCTGCGGCCGTTCCGGTGGGCTCCTCGCCGAGCAGGACGGCGTTGGCGAGGTCGACGGTGACGAAGTCCGCGAAACGGGGGACGGACATCTCGGCCAGCTCCTCGGCCGTGCGCGCCACGTCGAGAGTGGTGCCGATGCCCAGCCCCGCGTCGTACAGCAGCCTGAGGCGCTCGTTCGCCGCATCCACCTTGCCCGACAGCGCCAGGAGCTGGGTGGAGTCGCGCAGGGTGGCCACCGTTCCCAGAGAGCCTCCGTTGTGGTCCGTGCGCCGCTGGTTCACCACCAGCATCCGGTCCCCGGCCAGGTACACCTCGTCCGTGGCCACGCGACCGGAGACGAGCAGCTCCGCCGTGGCCGGGTCGAGGCTCTCCAGTTCCTCGACCCGGCGTCCCTGGGCATCGGGGGGCAGATCGAGCAGCCGTTCGGCCTCGTCGTTCGCCAGCAGCAGCCGACCGTCGCGTCCGACGATGAGCACTCCTTCGCGGACGGAGTGCAGCACCGCGTCATGGTGCTCGTACATACGTGTCATCTGGGCGGGATCGAGCCCGTGGGTCTGCCTGCGCAACCGCTTGGCCACCAGCGCGGCCCCGCCCGTGGCCAGGGCGAGCGCGGCGGCACCGCTGGCAAAGATGACCACCAGCTGCCTGCTGACCGTGTTGGCGACGTTCTTGACCCTGAGGCCTGCGGACACCAGGCCCACGACCGAGTGGTCGGGAGCGGTGACGGGGACGATCGCCTGGACCTCGTGGCCGAGGGGGCCTTGGACGTCCTCCACGTGGACCTCGCCCTCCAGCGAGGGTTTGATGTTGCCGACGAATTTCTTCCCGATGAGCTCCGGTCGGGGGTGTGTGTAGCGAATCCCGTGGGTGTCCGTCACCACGATGAAGTCGACCCCGGCCAGCTTCCGCGCCTCCTCGGTGAGCGGCTGCAGCACTTTCGAGGGATCGGGAGATTTCAGCACGTCCACGATCCCCGGAGAGTGTGCGAACGACTCCGCTGCCGCCACCGAGCGGCGCTCCGCCTCGATCTCGGCGTCGTGAAACGACTGGAGGACCAGCGCAAGAACCGCGCCCGCCACGAGCAGGACAATGACCACCGCCTGCAGGACGAACACCTGCCGGGCTACGCTTCGCGGACGCCTGCCGCTCAGTGACCGAACCGATCTGCTCCGGGATCGGTCGGAATGGTCGACCATGGCGCCATTTCTAACACTTTCCAGCAGTGCGTGCCCATTGGGTCACTTTCGTCCGATTTTCATCGACCAACCGTCAGGCCGAGGCGCGCTTCTTGGGAGATGCCTTCCTGGCCGCCGGCTTCGCGCCCGTTGCCGACTTCGCTGTCTTTGCGGCCGTGTTCGCTGTCGTCTTCTTCGTGGCCGACTTCGTCGCCGACCGTGCCGTGGTCTTCTTGGCGGGCGTTCTGCCCGGCGTCGTCTTCTTCCCGGCGGCCTTCCGTCCGGTGCTCTTGGCCGCGGAGGCAGCCTTCTTCTTCGCCCCGGTTCCGCCGCTCTTCTTGCGTCCTGCGAGTGAGGTGACCTTGGCCACCGGGGCGCCCTCCGCCTCTCCCGGCTCCTCGCCGCGAGCTTCCTTCGCCGCCCGGACGCTGTTCTCCAGCGCCGCGATCAGGTCGAGCACCTTGCCGCCGCCGGGCTCGCCGGAGGCGGCGGGCTGCAACGCCTCGCCGGAGGCCTTCGAGGCGATGAGGGTCTCCACCGCCTCGCGATAGTCGTCATGGAGCGTGTCCATGTCGACCTCACCGAGGGTGGCCATCAGGGCGTCGGCCAGATCGAGTTCGGCGTCACGGACCGTGACGTCGGACTCCGGGGCCACGCCGTCGGTGGCACGGATCTCGTCGGGCCAGAGCAGGCCGTGCATGGCGATCACGTCGTCGACCACGCGCAGCATGCCGAGCCGTTCACGGCCGCGCAGTGCGTACTTGGCCACCGCGACCTTCCGGCTCCGCTTCAGGGCCTCGCGCAGCAGGGTGTACGGCTTGGCCGCCGGGACTCCGTTGGCGGAGAGGTAGTACGCCGCGTCCATCTGGAGCGGGTCGATCTCGGTGGCCGACACGAATGCGACGATCTCGATCGTCTTGGCGGTGGGAAGCGGGAGCGAGGCCAGGTCCTCGTCGGTGATCGGGATCATCGTGCCGTCGGCGTCCTCGTACGCCTTGCCGATCTCGGCGGCCGTCACCTCCTGCTCGTCGAGTTCACAGACCTTCCGGTAGCGGATCCGGCCGCCGTCGGCGAGGTGGATCTGGCGGAAGGAGATCGAGTGGCTCTCCGTGGCGTTGACCAGCTTGATCGGGATGCTGACCAGCCCGAAGGAGATCGCGCCGTTCCAAATGGACCTCACCGTTCACCCCTGTGTCCCTGAAGATTTCGACAGGTATCGATAGATGGCGATTGATTCCTCAAGATCCCGGAATCATGTGATTCTTATCGTATGACGCCGATCACGGAGGTGGAGGGGCGGCGCCTGGCGCTCAGCAACCTCGACAAGGTGCTGTATCCGGCCACCGGGACCACCAAGGGCGAGGTGCTCCACTACTACGCGGTCACGGCGGCCGACGCCCTGCTCGCGCATCTGCACAACCGGCCGGTGTCCTTCCTGCGCTATCCGGACGGGCCGGACGGGCAGCGGTTCTTCACCAAGAACCCGCCGCCCGGCACCCCGTCCTGGGTACGGATCGCCGAGGTGCCGCGGCATGCGGCACAGCAGAACCGGCAGGTGGTCGTACAGGATCTGGCGTCGCTGATGTGGGCCGCGAACCTGGTGGTGGAGTTCCATACACCGCAGTGGCAGGCCGATGCTCCGGGCATCGCCGACCGGATGGTGTTCGACCTCGATCCGGGGGCTCCGGCAACCGTCGTGGAGTGCTGTCGGGTGGCGCTGTGGCTGCGCGAGCGGCTGGCGGCGGACGGGTTGTCCGCATACGGGAAGACCTCGGGATCGAAGGGGCTGCATCTTCTCGTACCGCTCGAGCCCACACCCGCCGATCGGGTGTCGGCGTACGCGAAACGGCTGGCGGTGGAGGCTGAGCAGGATCATCCGGACCTGGTGGTGCACCGGATGACACGGGCGCTGCGGCCGGGAAAGGTGTTCGTCGACTTCAGTCAGAACGCGGCGGCGAAGACCACCGCCACTCCTTACACCTTGCGCGCCAGAGCCGAGCCGACCGCCTCCGCGCCCGTCACCTGGGCGGAGATCGAGGACTGCCGGACCCCCGCCGAGCTGGTCTTTCTGGCCGCCGACATGGGCGGGCGGCTGGAGCGGTACGGGGACCTGCTCGCCCCGCTGACCGATCCGGACCGGGCCCGGCCGCTGCCTGCCGTCCCCTGAACGGAGTCCGTCGGGCCTGGTCAGCAGCCGTGCAGGCCGCCGTCGGCGTCCGTGCGGGCAAAAGGCTGCATGTGGCGGGTGGATTGTCCGGGCCGTGGTGCACACTCTGCCCAGACACTGCTTCGTGAGGTCACGTGGGGAGGCGATGGAGTGTTCGCGGGGATCGACGAGGTCGAATGGGCCTCGATGGAGCATGCGTACGGGCCTGCCGACGATGTGCCCGGGCTGCTGCGGGGGCTGGCGTCCGGCGATCCGGCGGAGCGCGAGGGAGCGCTGGACGGCATGTACGGGGCCGTGCACCACCAGGGCGATGTGTACGCCTGCACACTCGCCTGCATCCCGTTTCTCTTCGAGCTGGTCGCGGATCCGGGCATCCAGGACCGCGGCAGCATCGTCGAGCTGCTCACCAGCATCGGTGGCATCGATCTGGACGAGGACGACGAGGAGGAGCTCGACGAGGAGGAGATCCAGGGCGCGGCCAACTACGCGATGGCCGCCGCCGCCGTCACCGCCGGCGCCGGGGTGTTCTTCGAGCTGATCGCCGACGAGGACCCGGGGGTACGACTCGCCGCGCCGCTGGCGCTCGCCACACTGCACGGCCACCCGGTGCGGGTCCTCGCCCTGCTGCGGGAGCGGCTGCCGGTGGAGCCGGACGAGGAGGTACGGCTCGCGCTCGTGGAGGCCGCCGGGCGCGTCGCGCTGCGGCACAGCCCGCTGGCCGGACAGGCGGCCGACTGGCTGAGCCGGCTCGCCGCGGAGTCGTACGCGCCGGGGCTGCGGCTGGCCGCCCTCGCGCAGCTGGCCAGGTGCGCGCCGGAAGCACTGCCGGGCGATGTCGTACGGGTGGTGGCGGGACTGCTGCGCCGGCTGCGCGCGGATCCGGCCGGCGCAGCCGACGGGGCGGATCCGGTGGTCACCGCCGGGCCGGGGGACGATCCGGGGCCGGCCGCCGATGCCACCGAGGAGCGAGTCGCGCCGGTGACCCTGGTGGGTCAGCTGCGGGCGCTGTCCGCCGCCGAGTCCGCGGGGCGTACCGCCCCCTGGACGGCGGATCTGCTGCGGACACTGCATGTCGGACTCGACGACCGGGTCGCCGACCGGACGGCGCTGCTGACCGATCAGCTGCGCAGCCCCGACCTGCGGCAGCGGATCGACGCGGTGCGGATGAGCGCCGGGCTGATACGGGCCTGGCGGGGCTCGTACGAGGAGCTCGTCCGGCTCGTCGGCGAACAGCTCGCTTCCCCCGAGCCGAAACTGACCGAGGCCGCCTCGCATGTGCTGGAGGAGCTCTTCGGGCTCGCCGCGCCGGCCGCGGACGCGCTGGCGGCGCGGGTGGCGGCGGACCCCGGGGCCTGGGTGAAGGATTGGGCGAGCGGACCGCCGGGGCTCGGCAGCACGGTGAAGGCGCTGGCCCGGCTGGGTGACCCCCGTGCCCTGCCCGCGCTGGCCGCCGCCCTGGAGCGTCCCGAGGTGCCGCATGACGTGGGGTTCGCCATCGGACATCTGGGGGCGGCGGCGGCGCCGCTGGCCGGGGTGCTGCGCCGCAGGCTCGGCGAGATCGCTCTCGACGAGGGGGCGTACGACCGGGCGAATCCGCTGCTCTTCGGGCTGACCGCGCTGCGGGCGGGCGAGGCCGCACCGGAGGTGCTGCGGGTGCTGCGCGGTGCGCCGGAGTATCGCGGGGAGTGGTTGCGGACGTCGGCGCTGCGGGCGCTCGGCTCGTTCGGCTCCGCCGCGCACTGCGCCGTACCGGAGCTGCGGGCGCTGATTCGCCGCCCCGGGACCGCGGCGGCGACGGAGGCCGCACAGGCGCTGTGGGCGGTCGACGGGGATGCGGAGGCCGTGCTGCCGGTGCTGATCGAGGGGCTCCGGGCCGAGCATGCGCACGAGCGGCGGTCGGCGGTGACCGCGCTGGGCGGACTGGGGGCCCGGGCGGAAGCGACAGCGCCATGGTTGCGGGCCCTGCTGTCGCACGACGAGCTGTGGCTGCGGGTGGATGCGGCGATCGCGCTGTGGGAGGTGTCCGGCCGGACCGAGGGGTCCGTGCCGGTCATGCTGGCTGCCTGGGAGAAGAATCGCCATGTCAGGGTCCGGGTGGCCGAATGCCTGGCGCGGATGGGTACTGCTGGTGCAGGGTCGGATGCGGCACACGTGCTGCGTGCCGAACTCGCCTCCGTCCGCCGTCACAACGCGATGGACGGCGGGTACGGCAGCCACGACACATACGAGGACGAAAAGCTGCTGGCACTCTGCCGGCGAGCGCTCCCGGGGAACACGGGGAAGGGGCCCACAACGTGATCATCTTTGGTACGCGAGGCTATCTCTATCAACTGGCCGTCCTGACGCTTGTCTGCGGCTGGTGCGGCAACCCGGCCGCGCACACGCTGCGCAAGCGGGTCACGAAGTTCACGCTGTTCTTCGTGCCGCTGTTCCCGTTCTCGACGAAGTACGCGACGCAGTGCACGTTCTGCGGCGGCGAGCAGAAGATCCCGAAGGAGCAGGCCGAGCAGCTGCTGGCGCAGCACGTGGCGGCACAGGACGGCAACCCGTTCGGGCAGACGCAGCAGCCGGGGTACGCGCAGGACGGGCAGAACCCCTACCAGCACTGAACAACTACCTCTTCACCGGAAGCAAACAGACATAAAGAACTTCCTTCCGAATAAGGTCGATGCATCACGGGTCTGCGGACTCATGGACCGGACGACCTGGAAGGGAGCGAGCGATGTGCCCGCAGCGCCGGGTGACGCGCAGCGCGACGGCGGCCCTCGTGTCCGCCGTCGGCGCCGCGCTGCTGGCCGGCTGCGGCACCGACGGCGGCCGGCTGCGGAGCGCCGGACCGGCCCCGACCGCCATCGGACCCGCCCGGCTCTGGCCCCAGCTGCCGCCCGCCTCCGCCGCTCCGTACGACTACGGCGAGGGTGCGACGGCGCGCATCCCCGGAATCACCGTCCCGCACGACGACGTGCGTGCGCTGGACCCGGTCGCCGTGGTGCAGGCCGACCTGATGGCCACCACCAGCCGGTCCAGCGGTTCGGACGAACTTCCCGCCGACACGGTGCGGAGGATCACCGCGTGCCGCACCGCGCCCGACGCCTGCCCGGTCCTGCAGCCGTACTACCGCGATCTGACGGGCGTGGGCAGGGACGACATGGTGCTCGGCGTACGTCGGAGCGACGGGCGGCTCTCCGTCCGGGTCTACATGGCGCACTCGGGCGCGCTGACCCGGATCATGGCCGTCTCGGACGCGGTGATCAGCGTGGAGCTGGCCGGCCGGGATGTGATCATGCGGGTGCCTTCGGCGATCACCGGGTACGAGTACCGGACGGTGTGGTCCTGGGACGGCCGGCAGCACGCGATGCTGCCGACGCAGGACGAGATCCTGCGGAAGGCCCAGGAGGCGGAGCCCACCGCCCCGCCGAGCGTGGAGCCCAGTCCTGAGCCGACCGCGACGTCGCCGTCGCCCGCCGTCTCCGAGGGGCGGCGATGAGGCGACGGAGACCGCATACGCCCGCCTGGACCGCGACGCTCACCTGGAAGGCCGCGGTGTTCATCACCGTGATGTGCTGCGCCCTCGCCGCACTGCTCGGTGTACTGGTGCATACCGCTGTGA from Streptomyces sp. NBC_01707 includes the following:
- a CDS encoding HEAT repeat domain-containing protein encodes the protein MFAGIDEVEWASMEHAYGPADDVPGLLRGLASGDPAEREGALDGMYGAVHHQGDVYACTLACIPFLFELVADPGIQDRGSIVELLTSIGGIDLDEDDEEELDEEEIQGAANYAMAAAAVTAGAGVFFELIADEDPGVRLAAPLALATLHGHPVRVLALLRERLPVEPDEEVRLALVEAAGRVALRHSPLAGQAADWLSRLAAESYAPGLRLAALAQLARCAPEALPGDVVRVVAGLLRRLRADPAGAADGADPVVTAGPGDDPGPAADATEERVAPVTLVGQLRALSAAESAGRTAPWTADLLRTLHVGLDDRVADRTALLTDQLRSPDLRQRIDAVRMSAGLIRAWRGSYEELVRLVGEQLASPEPKLTEAASHVLEELFGLAAPAADALAARVAADPGAWVKDWASGPPGLGSTVKALARLGDPRALPALAAALERPEVPHDVGFAIGHLGAAAAPLAGVLRRRLGEIALDEGAYDRANPLLFGLTALRAGEAAPEVLRVLRGAPEYRGEWLRTSALRALGSFGSAAHCAVPELRALIRRPGTAAATEAAQALWAVDGDAEAVLPVLIEGLRAEHAHERRSAVTALGGLGARAEATAPWLRALLSHDELWLRVDAAIALWEVSGRTEGSVPVMLAAWEKNRHVRVRVAECLARMGTAGAGSDAAHVLRAELASVRRHNAMDGGYGSHDTYEDEKLLALCRRALPGNTGKGPTT
- a CDS encoding SpoIIE family protein phosphatase/ATP-binding protein, producing the protein MVDHSDRSRSRSVRSLSGRRPRSVARQVFVLQAVVIVLLVAGAVLALVLQSFHDAEIEAERRSVAAAESFAHSPGIVDVLKSPDPSKVLQPLTEEARKLAGVDFIVVTDTHGIRYTHPRPELIGKKFVGNIKPSLEGEVHVEDVQGPLGHEVQAIVPVTAPDHSVVGLVSAGLRVKNVANTVSRQLVVIFASGAAALALATGGAALVAKRLRRQTHGLDPAQMTRMYEHHDAVLHSVREGVLIVGRDGRLLLANDEAERLLDLPPDAQGRRVEELESLDPATAELLVSGRVATDEVYLAGDRMLVVNQRRTDHNGGSLGTVATLRDSTQLLALSGKVDAANERLRLLYDAGLGIGTTLDVARTAEELAEMSVPRFADFVTVDLANAVLLGEEPTGTAADMCRVAVSGIRNDHPLYPRGELITFLPSTPQARGFATGRSVVVPDLASAPGWRAQDPERTDDVIAYGIHSLLTTPLQARGVVLGMANFWRSREAGKFDEEDRSLAEELVARAAVSIDNARRYAREHALAVMLQRSLLPRALPEQNALDVAHRYLPAQSGVSGDWFDVIPLSGNRVALVVGDVVGHGLHAAATMGRLRTAVHNFSTLDLPPDELLGHLDDLVDRIDREEGTTDVGVGVVGATCLYAIYDPVSRHCTMARAGHHLPALVQPDGRVEFPDLPAGPPLGLGGMPFKTAELDLAVGAQLVLYTDGLIEDRTRDIDVGMELLRQALAHVGRSPEQHCGAVLDALLPAQAQDDVALLIARTRALSPDQIAEWDVPLDPAAVAGIRAAVAERLDEWDLSELAFTTELILSELITNAIRHASAPIRVRLLRDRNLICEVSDGSSTSPHLRYAATTDEGGRGLFLVSQIAEHWGTRYTPEGKVIWAQQPLPGATDSP
- the ligD gene encoding non-homologous end-joining DNA ligase, whose translation is MTPITEVEGRRLALSNLDKVLYPATGTTKGEVLHYYAVTAADALLAHLHNRPVSFLRYPDGPDGQRFFTKNPPPGTPSWVRIAEVPRHAAQQNRQVVVQDLASLMWAANLVVEFHTPQWQADAPGIADRMVFDLDPGAPATVVECCRVALWLRERLAADGLSAYGKTSGSKGLHLLVPLEPTPADRVSAYAKRLAVEAEQDHPDLVVHRMTRALRPGKVFVDFSQNAAAKTTATPYTLRARAEPTASAPVTWAEIEDCRTPAELVFLAADMGGRLERYGDLLAPLTDPDRARPLPAVP
- a CDS encoding Ku protein; translated protein: MRSIWNGAISFGLVSIPIKLVNATESHSISFRQIHLADGGRIRYRKVCELDEQEVTAAEIGKAYEDADGTMIPITDEDLASLPLPTAKTIEIVAFVSATEIDPLQMDAAYYLSANGVPAAKPYTLLREALKRSRKVAVAKYALRGRERLGMLRVVDDVIAMHGLLWPDEIRATDGVAPESDVTVRDAELDLADALMATLGEVDMDTLHDDYREAVETLIASKASGEALQPAASGEPGGGKVLDLIAALENSVRAAKEARGEEPGEAEGAPVAKVTSLAGRKKSGGTGAKKKAASAAKSTGRKAAGKKTTPGRTPAKKTTARSATKSATKKTTANTAAKTAKSATGAKPAARKASPKKRASA
- a CDS encoding zinc-ribbon domain-containing protein translates to MIIFGTRGYLYQLAVLTLVCGWCGNPAAHTLRKRVTKFTLFFVPLFPFSTKYATQCTFCGGEQKIPKEQAEQLLAQHVAAQDGNPFGQTQQPGYAQDGQNPYQH